Sequence from the Fragaria vesca subsp. vesca linkage group LG4, FraVesHawaii_1.0, whole genome shotgun sequence genome:
AACATACGTCTCACTTTGCTTCGTGATAACTTCTTCTACATGGTGCAGGTAGGTGTTGGAACTCCAGCCACAGGAGTGTTCTTGCTTCTAGACACCGGCGGTGGCCTAATCTGGACGCAGTGCCTACCTTGCTTAAACTGCTACCCCCAAAGAACTCCCATGTTCGACTCGAGTAAATCCAGCACGTATCAAAAGCTTCCTTGCAGCCACCCTTTTTGTCAGGGAGACCATCCCCTCTACCAATGTGTCAGTAATGAATGTGTCTACAATATTAACTACGGTGGAGGGGCATCAACTGCAGGCATCGCTTCCATAGAAACATTCACATTCCCCGTTGACACCGCCACAACTGTAAGACTTGGTCCAGTTGTTTTCGGCTGCTCAAAGTATACCAAAAACGTTCAATTTGCCAAAGGTGGTGCCATTTCAGGGATCTTGGGATTGAGCTTGTCTCCGGATTCGTTGGCTTCACAATTGGGTGCAGTGACACAGAAACGTTTCTCATATTGCTTAGTACCGTTCACTCAAGCACAGCAGGCACCAAGTCTTGTAAGGTTTGGGGATGATATTCCCCACCCATCCTCAAATATTCAGATAACTCCTTTTGTACCTACACCCGGATCTCATTACTTTCAGTTAAATTTGTTGGATATAAGTGTCGGATTTAACAAGCTAGGGTTACCCCCGGGTACCTTTGCCGTGGCGCCAGACGGTTCAGGCGGCTGCATCATCGACTCCGGTGCGCTGATTCCTCAGATCAATCAAAATGTTGTAGGAGGAATCAATGCCTACAGGAAGGTGATGTTTGCATTTCAAAGCTTCTATAATTCTTTCCAGCAGCTTACCAGGATCGGTAAAGTGCCTCAAGGGTTTGCATTGTGTTATAAGTATCCTCCAGATTTCAATCAATTCACCACTATGACATATCATTTTGAGGATGCGGATTATACTGTGGATTCCAAGTATGTGAATTTTTATGACGAGCAGGGAGGCTACTTTTGAGCATGGCATCAACAAAATATGAGGGTGACGTACAATGGCAACACTAACTCACTCGAATTCTCTGTTGAGACTTGTTCGAATGATATTTAGTTCCTTTTATTTTCTAGCTCCCTCTTTGTTATGGGATTGTGTAACTCTATGTATCGTTCAATAATTTGGCAGGTTGAAGAATTTCGAACTAAGTTTTGCTTCATTATATTGTGAAACATTCTGTCTTTGATTCGTTTGTGAAAATGCATAATGAAGCTCTATTATCCTTTTTTTTTTTGTCTTGGATCATGGGCGAGGGGAGAATCGAATTTGTGACATCTTCAAAACTTTCTTGGAGAAAATTAAATGTCTTAACCAGTAGACTAAATGGTATTTGACGTGCTGCATTATCTTCAATTTGGCCAGTTAGCTGATCTGATGCTAAACTTGATGAAAAACAATGCCACCGGTTAGTTGTCAAGCTATTGAATCTGAACTGGGAGGGGGGCACTCTAGCTTATTTGACAATTAGTGCTTCAAAGTGCTATGCAAAACTTATTTGCACAGCAACTAGGTGCCATTTACGTACCTTATTGTTTAACTGTATATAATGCACTTGCTGCATTTTTCATTGCTGGTAGAAATTTTGATGACTCTGGAAATAAAATGGATTACTTTTTACTGATATATGTTTATATGGTGAAAGATATATATTTCTAAAAACAGCGCAGTCATGAACTCAGAATATGACAGAGCTAGGTTCGATTTGCTCAAGTGATAAGGATGGTTGTGTTTTGGCCACGCGTCTCAGTAGGGGCAGAGTCGGAACTCCGGTGACTCAAAAGTAAAGAAAAGGAGATTTGCGGGGCGTGCCACCGCGCGGACGCGGAACGAGAACGGTGCGCGTTCTTGACTTCTAATCAGGCGAAGTAGAGCTCCAGTGTCACCTCGCGGGCGAGGAATTACGAGCAGACTATCTGGTCACCTGTGAATCGATACTCACTGTTCGAAATGAGCAAAGCAACAATTAGGGAGGAGAGGCGAGTCCAGACGGGCTCTGAGATCTAAGGCGAGGTTTACTTAGAACTTAGGGTTTCGAGGATGCTCGAGGATTTGTACTTGTTTTTGTATGATTGATTGTGTCCCTTCATTTGTTGTGTCGAGCTCCCTTATATAGCGATCCGCAAGCAATTGGCAGAGACCTAATCACAACCCCCTCGGACCCCGCAATTAGAATCCCACAAGAATACGACCAGCTCGCGAGCCACGCGATCCATGCAACACGTGTCCAGAACAGACCTCGCCTAGGTCTTGCTCACCGCCCCGCATCATCACTGTAGCGTCGTACGCGAACTCAAACACTAAGCGATACTATCCCGCCGAGCACTACAGTCCATTTCCAACTCTACCTCGCCATGCTCTGTAGAATCCTATACGAACTGAAACAAAGGATCCCGTGAGGACATCGAATCCCGCGGGGTATCGGAATCCTTGCAAAACTCCAGCTCGCGTGGAGCCAGACTTCGCCACCCTTCATGGGCTTCGCATTAAAAAAGGGCCACAAGTATTGGCCCAAATGTTATCCAAAACGTACCCCGAGTCTTGGACCAAAAATACCCACTGGGATCAAACATTGCCCCCTAGGCCTTGAGCTTAATCCATTTCGCAATGAATAAGCGAAAAGGCCTAAATGAGCCATTTACCGGAATTCGCAATTCAAAAGGTGCTGACGTTTCGGCATTATCGCCTCCCTTCATCATTGCGACTGTTTGAAATTTGAAACGCGCTGACGTTTCGGTCGTCATCGCGTCTCCTCATTACGGCTACTGATTGAAAAGACGTTACGGTCCGTCTCCTTTATAAACCTCGATGCGGGTCCCCACATCTCACCATCGCTTTCCAATCAAACTTTTCCCTTTCTTCTGTAACCAACAAAACTTCACCACCGGACTCACTCCACCCAGAAACAATGGCTCCCAAACCAACTGCTAACGATCCAAACCTTAACCTCACGGCGGCGAGCTCTTGGTCGACCGGCCTCGCTCGCCGTTTTGCCAACAACCCTCCTCAAGGAACACCCATTTATTTCCTTGAAACAGGGGCAGCCCTGCTCGGTCCGACTCCTTCACAACCTCCGTCCGCCGCTGATCTGAGCCACTATACCGCCTCCGTGCGCCGACCAATCCTTGCCCAGCGTCGCGAACCGGGAAACTTCGCCTCCTGGTTTCACCAAGCCCGCTCTCATACAAATATCCGGGTCGGGGAATGGCCCAGCGTCACCGCGGAGGACCGGGCATGGTACACGGCTCGCCTTCAGACCGACCAAGCGATCTGGAAAGCAACCGGCATCAACGAAGCCATTGCCTTGAGCTTCTCACTGCCTCCTCATGCTGATTGAGCACCCATTGCTGCTGCGGCCTGCTTATGGAACAGTGCCACCAACACTTTCGATTTTCCTTTCGGGCAAATGGGCATTTCTCTACTAGACATCCTCGCCATCACCGGGCTGCCGATTCATGCAAAGCCATATGTGCCAGGCGACTTTGCATCGACCGAGTTTACGCACTCCTGCAACCTGGGGGCCCGCCGCGCCCTAAAAGGCTCGTATGGAGTATGGAGGAAGTTCTACATCGGCCATGCAGAACAACACGAAGGAGGTATCGCTTTCCTTGAGTACTGGCTTGATAAATTGATATTCTGTGGCAGTGCTCATAAACCTACAGGGAAATGGACAAAGCTGGCCGAGGCACTCTACAATGGAATCGAAGTAGGGCTAGGGCAGCCCGTGCTGGGCGCGCTCTACCGGACCCTGCACATGCTGTCCGTAAGACCCTTCCATCTCTCTGCTGGCCCTCTGTGGATCCTGGATTTATGGACGCAGCTTTACTTCCCGCTCTTCCGGCGAGCCCCACTGGAATTCCTGCCCGAGGACCAACTGCTTGGCTTCGCGGTGTGCAGGAACACTGCGAA
This genomic interval carries:
- the LOC101302064 gene encoding aspartic proteinase nepenthesin-2-like, which codes for MVQVGVGTPATGVFLLLDTGGGLIWTQCLPCLNCYPQRTPMFDSSKSSTYQKLPCSHPFCQGDHPLYQCVSNECVYNINYGGGASTAGIASIETFTFPVDTATTVRLGPVVFGCSKYTKNVQFAKGGAISGILGLSLSPDSLASQLGAVTQKRFSYCLVPFTQAQQAPSLVRFGDDIPHPSSNIQITPFVPTPGSHYFQLNLLDISVGFNKLGLPPGTFAVAPDGSGGCIIDSGALIPQINQNVVGGINAYRKVMFAFQSFYNSFQQLTRIGKVPQGFALCYKYPPDFNQFTTMTYHFEDADYTVDSKYVNFYDEQGGYF